The Anastrepha obliqua isolate idAnaObli1 chromosome 5, idAnaObli1_1.0, whole genome shotgun sequence DNA window ggagaaagaatagctaatttaattgcgaaaTTGGCTGGTAATAACATTTAGAGGAAATCGGCATGCGACgtctactgaggttgcaaaaaagtatggcagcaatacgcattaaaaattctattttacattttacaataagtaataagaggacaaaaagtttatggacacacgcttttttctgtaaaatgaatccctaatccaattcatttagtttttatgatatttagtttgatgtttctccttacattcgtaataataattatcgataacataGAAAACCAACCCTATGTCAAAAAGtgtcgttattatctaggataattttataatctcagattttggcaGAGAAATTTGGTATGGGacatctcgctttttaattacggattttgagttaagcgcgaaaaagtagatcatctacttatatgtgaacgtattataaaatatatagtgacagtggcgaaaaatttattatttttataacattttttcttccaaattttcactttttatgaaaacatttaatttttttagtccaaaatttcactacttttgaaaataatgatttatcgATTCATCgtacgaatttttatttcaaattttcaatttttatgaaaatattattttgtcaggtttttttttattaaaatttttcactatttttgaaaataatgatttatcgAAGGCCAAAGTTTAATTTAACTCTtttaaaaactacaaagttCTATCGAAGTTCATTGTTGGTTGACTGGGTTTTTTCGGttctcctttattttttttctcactaGCGTTCCTTTGACAGTTCTTCCCGCACATTTATTTCGCACGGTATTACAAACGTTTAGAaggatatttttaataatagatttttaatcaaattcgTAGTATTATTGAGTAAAAATAGCAAATCGTGGATTAATAAAGAGTGTTAATAAGTGAATAttgttacttttctgtgtttgtatttaagtaaaataagtgTGTGTTATGGGGCATTTTTTCAGGCTTATGTAAAAAAGaagcatttttaacgttaaatattgctattaattcttaatggtaatttataaaaagtactatGAATCAAAAtgctgatatagtgactacatttgtgttataatttttgaattcgGTCCACACACTTAgacaatataattaaatttatcgtGGTAGCAATGGAAAGCCAACGGTAACGGAATGCTCTGTCTTAAGAATTtcgttaaatttgaattttcctcACATCACAATCGTCATGAGTTCTTCTACTAATAATCATAATCACTCTAATTGTAAGTTTTTAAAACCGGTCACTGCGATCTTATACATTTAactaatttagattttttatattgtatatgtggAAATTGTTAACACACTTCTTCTTTGTAAAGTtattgaactatatttttatcattAGTAATGCTTGTTTTAATTTATCCTGTAGACAATAATTTTTTCCCAGATTTCTTCAGTAGATAACGAAATTTGTGAATCATccaagccattttttttttttttttttatacgtaaCAGACCTACATaatagtacatatatttttttcaatcaagTTCCGTTTGATTGTAgtgtttttatattgtatgcgttagtatattatattttcgcaATTTTTGGCCAATGGGGTGCAACTCTACcaaaagtttttatatttttatgttgagtattttaataaataaataataaaactaacaaattatttaactacGAGCAATAAATAATTACGACATGTATATATGGGAGATTATTACTTGAGCCCTTTAAAATGTTTGGTTTCAGCTGTAATTGCCCGAAGTTCGTtctaatgtttaaataaaagcagTTTTGCGACTTTATACTCGCTAATTTACTTACTTtcaatttcttaataaaaaatgtcatGTCACTATCTCGTAAATTTTAGTACATTTATGAGTAGTCATTTTTATGGCATaaacacactcggagatttgccattaccTACCGTGGGACATAGACGTCGTAGAATGGAAAGAATAAAAGTCATTGAAATGTTTGAGTTGCCTAGTTGTGGAGTAGAAGTTACCACGCTTCTAACCCCTCCGCCACAAACCAAatggtaaataaatattagccgaaaatattgccgGCCATACTGTGCTTGTGCAGATTTTGTGGATATCAGTTTCCCCTTTATCAATTTCGTAAacttctttatatttatttaaactaattaaccttcaaaagcaaattaatttttttactttaccaaAATGATGATTGTTTATTACTTCCATTCGGAAAGTTGCCTGCGTCTGAATCATTAGTATTAAACATTGTTTTACTTTCAGAAAGTCCTGTTTCAGCAGATCCATCTATCTTTATCACCGAATTGGAGTCCTTTGTGCCAACAGTACAAATAGGCTTtgttctaaaaaacaaatttaatataagtggagcttatttcatttaaaataattaactaTTTTATAGCCATTTTTTACTTACACTGTTTTTAATGCGGCCAGTCTGGGTATATTTTTCGTGTATGTTTTTTCTCCTGAAGCCTCTAATGCCGCTAATTCTTCCGGATGTGATTTCCTTTTGTGAGTACGACAATTGGCCCCATTAGCAAAGGTTCTGTCACAAAAGTCACATGTATAGGGCTTTAGACCACTATGGAGTATTAAATGGCTTTTTAGCGTTTTGGCTCGTTTAAATGCTCGCCCACAATAATCACACTTATGACGCATAATATCAGAATGTACGAGCATATGACGATTTAGAGTTTCACGAGTATTTAATTGCAAGCCACATTCTCTGCAGATGTGCTTACTGGAACTGTgtatctgcatatgattctgtAAATAATCTATCAATGAATATAATTTTACCAGTTAAttatctatttgtttttttaccttTAAACGCGCCTGatttttgaagcatttcttACATACTTCACATTCAAAAGGTGCCAGGTCAGTGTGTATAAGCATATGTTCACGCAGAGTAGTTTCGGTTCTCGTTCCTTCACCACATTCTTCACAAATAAATGGACGAATATCTTCATGAACAAACTTTATATGCCTGGCTACAGAACCTTTTGTCTGAAATTTTCGGTCACATTGTGGGCATGGAAGAATTCGTTTCTCTGATAGTGGGCGATgtgtttttatatgaaaattcaatTCGAATACTGTCTTGAAAGATTTATGACATTGAGAGCATGTCAAAGGTTCTAGTGCCATTCcatgtcttttcttcatatgtATACGATAATTGCCAGGACGTTGGAAATGAAGGGAGCAGGtgctacaaaagtatttgtcaTCAGTTGACTTTACCTCGGAGCTAGTAATAAACTTTTCTAACTTTTTgtcaaaactatttttgttaGATCGTTTAAGATTAGTATCcattaacttcatttttttatctttctttgACGATCCTCCCTTTTCATTGGTGTTTATTTCGGATTTTAATAACTTATTCTTTGCATTCAGAGGTATGAAATCAGATAATTTACCATCATTACTTTCTCCATCACATTCTTTTATTGCACGAAGAGTCTGGGTTTCAGAGGTCTCAACGATAACTCCGCTGGCAAATGGATCTTCACCTTCCGTGCCTTCAAATTCAAGTGAATGACTAACTTCATCTGTTTGGATACCATCGCTTGAGACTTccgttattaatttgatttcaaaattgTGCATGTTTGCCACACTTGCTTCATCAATCTTTTCAGTAAAACAATCTTCTTCATGTTGGAGCTTGCATAATTGAGCTGGATCTTCCTTCAAAATTCCATATTTTAGTCGAATAGACTGAAAATCTGTTTCGTTAATTAATTGAGCCCTTTGCAGTTCAGCATACATTTCTTGCACTTTAACAACACGTTCATTGAAATCTAGAAGGGTTGTTACCAATGAAATGCACTCTGTGCATAATAGTTTGGGCAGATCGTCATCGTGTTTTATCTAAAGGGAATATACAATCATtacgaaaaagtaaaaggaTAAAGTGATTCATTTAAAGCTTATTCATACTtgtacgcaaaaatattttcctattgCTACGGCCATTGTACATCTATTATCGTCACTTTTGCCCCCCGAGTAAGTTATTTGTGGTTGAtgttcatagaaaatattttcactgtGTGTATCAATCTTTGCGCAAAGTCGACACCAATAGTGCCAATCTGCGGATGCGGATGCGGAGGTAGAAGTGGAGTTGTAGTCTTTTCCGCCGACTGATGCGTTTCCTGTCTGCATATTTTGCTCTCCtttctatatttattaattaatgaaTCGTAGTGGTAGTTGTTTATATTTCCCTCAATCTTTCAGTGGGTGGCGATGATACTCCTTTTATTTTCAGAGATGAAATTTCATCGATAGTTAAAAACGTTAAATAACTGCATGCGATCTGGCATGGGCTATCGGGTGTTTTCGTAAGAGTTTGAGAACTTTATGTGATaagaaacagaaatattgttgcaatgaattttattttttatagtctggtagataattacatggcatttattttttgactatGACATCTGACATATATTCGCCACGGCTATGAGTTTCATGGTGTATTCGATCAatccaataaatcgattgttaagcgcgctgtatggcaagttgcgccgtgTTGTTGGAACCGAACGTAGTCGATATttagttgtttaatttttggaaacaaaaattatatcagcATGGTTCGATAGCGATCGCCATTCATCGTTAAGCTAGATATACACGAGGCAACCGCtgaagcaacgtgttgcctttgtttaagaaacacgttgcgactgttgcttcaatctcagtattgtgtataactgtggtgcaggaacggtacaagcggaagatacgtaaaattaaattttttaaatgatcgacgaaatacatacgtaaaattacttctcttattataattgacggtagcatttttatcaattttattgtattcattttttaattgttcgtatgctttttttcaaaaatttttatttttaaattttttactacttatatcccacagctctctcaaatttttatattcgttaataaaattaacataattttcattattttcaattgccattttttcctttttcactttattttactccgcacgaaccttcttcttcgcttgtattcaacgaactgaacgagtacgGCAGCTCTTTCCTGGTTTCGAAAGAAATAGGGACCAACGATGCCGCGAGCGTGTAAACCGCATGTAAAATGGACCAAGTGCTCAATGAACTTttcgaacagatttatttttttcaaactaaatttccaCATTTTGAAAGTGTTGTTCTGGTGTTAAACGCATGGTGAAAATAATTGAGAAGGAATGCCCAATAACAGACCGTTAtacggctctcagcgaatttgacagaatcagctgaccTGATCAGTTTGACATAAagccaaatatatatttatatagtatGGTTACTGACGatgagaaataaaatacaaataactaGGAAACGTGCTAAAAACAATCCGTGCTTATTTTGTCCTTAAAgttttagtatatatgtatatatttagtgGACACAAGGTATAAATACTGTACAAATTGTGCCTTTATCAACTCCTGTTtaaccacacatacatatgccatcatttttttttttttcattatgaaTGCGTAAAATAAACCTATGCTGAAAAGATTTTGaatggtgtggccaatatcagacagTTAGCCGGCTCTTAGCTAATTTGACAGAATCCGCCGATGCGCTAACTTAGCTGGGTAAGGgaatcggtttgtttacgaaaaaactaagaatgttttagtgatatatgaaaaaaatcaacacggcCTTCGCTTATGTTGCTCCGTTGCTatctgattggacgagtgcgtgaatacatgtgaaatgatcgtgtagAATCCCTCGTGATGCGGCAATCTAAGTTGCtggcataattttatttttgaccatagttattggccaaacctggtaatctatcatccttaaaGTAAACCGGATAGAAAAAAAGTACCACACTCTTCGTCTTCCTTATCTTGGCTCTTGATTCCATCCCTTATCTAGCATTCAAATCAGCCAAATTGGCTCGTAAGAGAAAATAGCTGTGCGAGTCAATATGCTCACCGCTTCAGTAATCGTATAGAAAGCCAGGGTTTGCATTAACTACTTCGTAGcagcaatatatgtatatatatatataattggcgcgtacaccctttttgggtgtttggccgagctgctcctcctatttgtggtgttcgtcttgattttgttccacaaatggagggacctacagtttttaagccgattccgaacggcagatatttttatgaggagctttttcttggcagaaatacactcagaggtttgccattgcctgccgaggggcgaccgccatcagaaaaatgtttttcttaattttggtgttgcaccgagattcgaaccaacgttctctctgtgaattccgtatggtaatcacgcaccaacgcattcggctacggcggccgccagcaAAATCGACGAAAATATTGCTTTGCTCTCGCTACTACTCTGAACTTGAACAGATGAGTAGTGGAGTAAGTAGTAAAAAACGTGGGATCAATTGTTATACTCCGCCACTCTACGTTTCCTTACTGATAGTAGCTCAGAGtaatggcaaaaaaacaaaaaaaaacgcccaGTGCTCTCTGTAGTTGGAGTAGTAGTGAAGAAGTTGAAATCGGCCAGATCACTACTTGCGAAGTTATTCATGTTTACTCCAGCCACCGCCACTACTATCGCTTCTGTTGATCAGCTACTATTCCCTTAGCTACTATTGAAGcagtgtttgtttttgttttgtcagaTGCATTCTGTACGCGTTTTTGCGGGGATATACTAAAAATATACCCGCCAAATTAGGTATGTCAGTATACTGtaggttaaaaaatatatttgcacatCAACCCAACGTAAACAATAATACACTATTTGCCAGAGGTTGGATATGAACGCTGAcatcttgaaaataaaagtaacttACTTGGTTAAAAGTCCGGtccacaaattaataaaaaattaaaattactagACAATATAAACGCGAAGCTTGAAAGTCTTTATTTAAGTTTCTCATTTTATTGCACAAGTAAATTGCCTTCaaacaaacagctgattttgacgtaataaaaattcaaaagcaaaaacgaAATACCTGTATGCATGTTTTCAATTATATGCGAAGGCCATcgcctgtaataaattcgccttggcgtACTGTGCTTGAAAGTACTGTAGCAGCCGATGAATTTATCGTTGTCAAGGAACTGGAGTGATTGGCACCAATAGCACAATCGGGCGGAAGTTTCGATTTCCTTCCTAATAAAAGATCATCATTCTGTTTGGAGACAACAGGAATTAGGTTTTCAGCAGATTGCGTTCTGTAAGAAATTCACATTTAATGGAATTTAAtctttaagatattttttacttacaCTGTTTTTAATACAGACAATCTGGGTATATTTTTCGTGTAAGTTTTTTCTCCTGAAGCCTCTAATGCCGCTAATTCTTCCGGATGTGATTTTCTTTTGTGAGTCCGGCAATTGGCCCCAGTTGCAAAAGTTCTGTCACAGAAGTCACATGTATAGGGCTTTAGACCACTATGGAGTATTAAATGATTCTTCAGCGTTTTGGCTCGTTTAAAAGCTCGCCCACAATAATCACACTTATGACGCATAATATCAGAATGTACGAGCATATGACGATTTAGAGTTTCACGAGTATTTAATTGCAAGCCACATTCTCTGCAGATGTGCTTACTGGAACTGTgtatctgcatatgattctgtAAAGAATCTATCAATGAATATAATTTTACCCTTTATTTATCTAGTTGTTTTTTACCTTTAAACGCGCCTGATTTTTGAAACCTTTCTTACATATTTCACATTCAAAAGGTGCCAGGTCAGTGTGTATAAGCATATGTTCTCGTAGTGTTGTTTCGGTTCGTGTACCTTTACCACATTCTTCACAAATAAATGGACGAATATCTTcatgaacaaattttatatgtGTGCTTACAGAatcttttgtttgaaattttcggTCACATTGTGGGCATGGAAATATTCGCTTATCCGACAGTGGCCGATGCGTTTTTATATGATGGTTTAGTTTGAATTCtgttttgaaagatttttgaCATTGAGGACATGTCAAAGGATCTAATTCATATACAATGCcatgtcttttcttcatatgtACACGAAAATTGCCAGGACGTTGAAAATGAAGTGAGCAGGtgctacaaaagtatttgtcaTCAGTTGACTTTCCCTCGGAGCCAGTAATAAACTTTTCTAACTTTATACCAAAACTACTTTTGTTAGATCGTTTACGATTAGTATCAATTAACTTCAATTTCTTATCTTTCTTTGACGATCCTCCcttttcatttgtatttatttcggTTTTTAATAACTTATTCTGTGCATTCAGAGGCATGAAATCAGATAATTTACCATCATTACTTTCTCCATCACATTCTTTTATTGCACGAAGAGTCTGGGTTTCAGAGGTCTCAACGATAACTCCGCTGGCAAAAGGATCTTCACCTTCCGTGCCTTCAAATTCAAGTGAATGACTAACTTCATTGGTTTGCATACAATCGGTTGAAATTTcagttattaatttgatttcaaaattgTGCATGTTTGCCACACTTGCTTCATCAACCTTTTCAGTAAAACAATCTTCTTCAGGTTGGTGCTTGCATAATTGAGCTGGATCTTCCTTCAAAATTCCATATTTTAGTCGAATAGACTGAAAATCTGTATCGTTAATTAATTTAGCTCTTTGCAGTTCACCATACATTTCTTGCACTTTAACAACACGTTCATTAAAATCTAGAAGGGTAGTTACCAATGAAATGCACTCTGTGCATAACAATTTGGGCAGATCGTCATCGTGTTTaatctaaataaaatttgtaattacaACGAGTGAAATGattcatttaaagtttattcatacttgcacacaaaaatattttcctattgCTACGGCCATTGTACATCTATTATCGTCACTTTTGCCCCCCGAGTAAGTTATTTGTGGTTGAtgttcatagaaaatattttcactgtGTGTATCAATCTTTGCGCAAAGTCGACACCAATAGTGCCAATCTGCGGATGCGGATGCGGAGGTAGAAGTGGAGTTGTAGTCTTTTCCGCCGATTGATGCGTTTCCTGTCTGCATATTTCGCtctccttttttatatttactaattAATGAATCGTATTGCGagttgtttatattttcttcaagcTTTCAGTGTATGGCGATGATACTTTTATTTTCAGAGATGAAATTTCATCGATAGTTAAAAACGTTAAATAACATCATACGATCTGGCATGGCTAACTATCGAGTGTTTACTTAAGAGCTTAAGAActttaaatgataaaatatacACTTTAAATGTTAGAATAAACAGAAATATAGTTTACTAATTAGTTATCGGGAAGCGGAAGGACCATAATTATCAATattgatagttctcatgcagctaaaatgaCACCCTACAAATGGGAAACTCTCCCTTTATATGTGACTGCGAGTTTACTTCGAattgaaactcatttttattaagcatataaataaaactattgTTGATTAATTCGTCGTGCTTGCATTTGTTAGCCATAATTTTTTCTGCATCGAGGAAATTTTATTGCATGTATTTTGATGAGGTAATACACTTTTATGTTCCCAGACGTAAATTTCATTTTGATGTGCTCAAAGTTGATTTAAGCAAAACGGTACGTAATGAAAATGCACCTATAAATATACTGGTATCTGAGTACTACTTCTAACATTTTATACACTTTCATTTTACCATTGCTTGATAAATGTATTGGTTtgtaaatagataaataattaattacatatattgCTTTGCACACGCTGATTAATtcataatttgtaaatttataggAATGTAGTATGATTTTTGTCGCTGTACTTTAATATAATATCAGCAACAAACCGCGATCTTCATTTTTAGAACATTTCTTAGttcttatttaataaattgttcTATAAATGAAATTAGTCTGATGAGCAATCATTCCCACTTCAGTTGTGGCTCTGTTATCGAAACGATTCCGACAAAAACCAACATTTCAGTGTATGAAGAGTCATGGTGTGATGATAGTATATTTGTTGGTGTGGCATAGCCAGAAATTTAAACCCcagatttccaaaaaaatttctagTAACCTCTCACCACACCCTATGCCATAGAAGGGGAAGGCTGGATCATTGAAAAATGGAATCGTTCATGAGATAGAAACTAAAAGCTGCCACGCTTCTTATTACTCCGccataaacaaaattgtaaaacacTGAACTTTGCCCGAAAATATTGTTGTCGGTATGAAACTAGCGCATACTTTGTTCATaccaattttcaatttatctatgCATTTTAGAAAAcaatcttatatttatttaaacgaattaaCTTTCCAGAgcacattgttttattttaccaaaACGACGATTGTATATTACTCCTTTCCGAAAAGTTGCCCGCGTCTAAACTGTTCTCTTTAGAAGTTGTTTGACTTCTTGAAAGTATTGTTTCCGCAGACGTATTTATCGTTGTCAAGGAACTGGACTGGTTGGCACCAACAGAATAATCGGACGAAAGTTTCAATTTCCTACCTAATGAAAAATTACCGCTCTGTTTGGAGACAACAGGAATTAGATTTTCAGCAGATTGCGTTCTGTAAGgaattcaaatttaattgaatttaatttttaagatattttttacttacaCTGTTTTTAATACAGACAATCTGGGTATATTTTTCGTGTAAGTTTTTTCTCCTGAAGCCTCTAATGCCGCTAATTCTTCCGGATGTGATTTTCTTTTGTGAGTCCGGCAATTGGCCCCAGTTGCAAAAGTTCTGTCACAGAAGTCACATGTATAGGGCTTTAGACCACTATGGAGTATTAAATGATTCTTCAGCGTTTTGGCTCGTTTAAATGCTCGTCCACAATAATCACACTTATGACGCATAATATCAGAATGTACAAGCATATGACGATTAAACGTTACACGTGAATTTAACTGCAAACCACATTCTCTGCAGATGTGCTTACTCGAACTGTGTATCTCCATATGATTCTATAAACAATCTATAAATGAATGATTTTACCCTTATATATACAGTTGCTACTTACTTTTAGACGCGACTCATTTTTAAAACCTTTCTTACATATTTCACATTCAAAAGGTGCCAGGTCAGTGTGTATAAGCATATGTTCTCGTAGTGTAGTTTCGGTTCGAGTACCTTCTCCACATTCTTCACAAATAAATGGACGAATATCTTCATGAACAAACTTTATATGTCTAGCTACATAATCTTTTGTTTGGAATTTCCGATCACATTGTGGGCATGGAAATATTCGCTTTTCCGACAGCGGCTGATGCGTTTTTATATGACGATTTAGTTTGTATCCAGTTTTGAAAGATTTATGACATTGAGGACATGTGAAAGGATCTAATTCATATACGATGCCATGACTTTTCTTCATATGCACACGATAATTGCCAGGACGTTGGAAGTGAAGTGAGCAAGtgctacaaaagtatttgtcaTCAGTTGACTTTCCCTCGGTATCAGTAATACACTTTTCTAACTTTTTGCCAAAACTATTTTTGTTAGATCGTTTACGATTAGTATCAATTAACTTCAATTTCTTATCTTTCTTTGACGATCCTCCCTTTTCATTTGTGTTTATTTCGGTTTTTAATAACTTATTCTGTGCATTCAAAGgtatgaaatcaaataatttaccATCATTACTTTCTCCATCACATTCTTTTATTGCACGAAGAGTCTGGGTTTCAGGGGTTTCAATGATAACTCCGCCTGCAAAAGGATCGTCACCTTCCGTGCCTTCAAATTCAAGGGCATGACTACCTTCATCGGCTTGGATACCATCACTTGGAATTTccgttattaatttgatttcaaaattgTGCATGTCTGCTATACTTGCTTGGTCAAACTTCTCAGTAAAACAATCTTCCCCATATCGGTTCTTATATAATTGAGCTGGATCTTCCTTCAAAATTCCATATTTCAGTCGAGTAGACTGGAAGTCTACATTATTACCGATCTGTGAACTTTGCAGTTCAGCATACATTTCTTGCACTTTAACAACACGTTCATTGAAATCTAGAAGGGTTGTTACCAATGAAATGCACTCTGTGCATAATAATTTGGGCAAATCGTCATCGTGTTTTATCTAAAGGAAATACACAATCATtacgaaaaagtaaaaggaTAAAGTGattcatttaaagtttattcatacttgtaagcaaaaatattttcctattgCTACGGCCATTGTACATCTATTATCGTCACTTTTGCCCCCCGAGTAAGTTATTTGTGGTTGAtgttcatagaaaatattttca harbors:
- the LOC129247512 gene encoding uncharacterized protein LOC129247512 — encoded protein: MQTGNASVGGKDYNSTSTSASASADWHYWCRLCAKIDTHSENIFYEHQPQITYSGGKSDDNRCTMAVAIGKYFCLQIKHDDDLPKLLCTECISLVTTLLDFNERVVKVQEMYAELQSSQIGNNVDFQSTRLKYGILKEDPAQLYKNRYGEDCFTEKFDQASIADMHNFEIKLITEIPSDGIQADEGSHALEFEGTEGDDPFAGGVIIETPETQTLRAIKECDGESNDGKLFDFIPLNAQNKLLKTEINTNEKGGSSKKDKKLKLIDTNRKRSNKNSFGKKLEKCITDTEGKSTDDKYFCSTCSLHFQRPGNYRVHMKKSHGIVYELDPFTCPQCHKSFKTGYKLNRHIKTHQPLSEKRIFPCPQCDRKFQTKDYVARHIKFVHEDIRPFICEECGEGTRTETTLREHMLIHTDLAPFECEICKKGFKNESRLKNHMEIHSSSKHICRECGLQLNSRVTFNRHMLVHSDIMRHKCDYCGRAFKRAKTLKNHLILHSGLKPYTCDFCDRTFATGANCRTHKRKSHPEELAALEASGEKTYTKNIPRLSVLKTVTQSAENLIPVVSKQSGNFSLGRKLKLSSDYSVGANQSSSLTTINTSAETILSRSQTTSKENSLDAGNFSERSNIQSSFCVCKAIYLEENINNSQYDSLISKYKKGERNMQTGNASIGGKDYNSTSTSASASADWHYWCRLCAKIDTHSENIFYEHQPQITYSGGKSDDNRCTMAVAIGKYFCVQIKHDDDLPKLLCTECISLVTTLLDFNERVVKVQEMYGELQRAKLINDTDFQSIRLKYGILKEDPAQLCKHQPEEDCFTEKVDEASVANMHNFEIKLITEISTDCMQTNEVSHSLEFEGTEGEDPFASGVIVETSETQTLRAIKECDGESNDGKLSDFMPLNAQNKLLKTEINTNEKGGSSKKDKKLKLIDTNRKRSNKSSFGIKLEKFITGSEGKSTDDKYFCSTCSLHFQRPGNFRVHMKKRHGIVYELDPLTCPQCQKSFKTEFKLNHHIKTHRPLSDKRIFPCPQCDRKFQTKDSVSTHIKFVHEDIRPFICEECGKGTRTETTLREHMLIHTDLAPFECEICKKGFKNQARLKNHMQIHSSSKHICRECGLQLNTRETLNRHMLVHSDIMRHKCDYCGRAFKRAKTLKNHLILHSGLKPYTCDFCDRTFATGANCRTHKRKSHPEELAALEASGEKTYTKNIPRLSVLKTVTQSAENLIPVVSKQNDDLLLGRKSKLPPDCAIGANHSSSLTTINSSAATVLSSTVRQGEFITGDGLRI